AATAGACGTTTCGAACAGGCGAATAACcgaatttatagaattcataGAATGACTATGCATGTTCGCGACTATGCACTCAGCGCCGGCGGATCCTGTGAGAAATTCCAACACGCGCGGATTTGCAACGAGCGCCTTCGAAAAGAAAATCGTGGCTGTTTTTTTCTCTGTGTCGATCGACGGCCTTCTCTGTCGAACCACCTTTACGAGCAATGGACGCGGTTGTCACACATGAGCGCGTGACCGCCCATTTGGAGCAGCTGACAATATTTTTAGACCCCTCCGCCCCGCCGTCTCCCTCCTGTCAACCCTTCGCAGCTCCCTCTTTGTCCCTCCGCGCAACTATCGCGCCTCTTCGACTAAAAGCTCCCGGCTCGATACAACGATTAGCTAAAACTCGCCGTCGTCCCCGCTGGAGCCGTTCCTCGTCCCTGGAAACGGTCGAATTTCGTCGACGGCGTGCGACGGATTCTCCACGCTCCGCCGTTTCGCAACGATCCTTCCATGCACTTAGGAGAAGCTCCATTTACCCTTTGTCGGTGCGACTCGGCCGTATACCTCGTCGCGATATCGTGAAACTCGCGGCACGTTTCCGCCTCGTATTCTTCCGGTACTTTGATTCTGTTCCTGCCCCGGATGCGCTCCGCGTCTTTCCATATTTAACCGAGCTCGCGCATCGTTTTCCCTTCCTCTCTTCTGGCGCGTAACTTTCCTACAATCGTATCGCGATGGAATCGTTGCGGAGAATGCTATCGTATCGGAGAAATCTTACCGTTTCGATTCACCGCGCAACGCTGCGAGACGCTGCAACGTCGCGATCGAATCACGGCTTTTCCCACGGTGATCGAGCCCGGAACAGCTCGCCGATTCAAAGACTTTCGGGCCGTGATTAGTTCCGATGCGGCAAAAGGACGTCCCGACGCCCCTAGAGTACGAAGTTCCTTTCGCGTTTCCCAGGCAGAAGATCAGCTCCGAGGAGAGCAGCATCACCGAGGTGATGGCGTGGTACACGAGCGTGAACGCGGCGATGCTGGACCACCTGACCAACCAAATCAAGGAAACGGACAACAGCGGTGTTTGGAGGTAGGCGAGCGATCTCGAAAATACCCTCGAGAGCCCCGCGGTACGACGATGCGTGTCTCCGTTCCAGGTATTTGATAGCTTTCAAAAATTTGCTGAGGAGCATCGAGAGCCTGGGCATCGCTTCCGTCTACGGAATCAATTACTTCGGACGCGGAATCCTATCGGCGGACAATTACGTCAGCTACGTACGCCACGAAGCTCTCGGACGTGATCTCCTCACCGGCTCCCTCACATACGTGCCGTCCCTGAAGCGCTTTTACGCGGACCTCACCCGCTCCATGACAGACTACAGCAGAATTAAATCCAGGTATACAATGAACACGCGCCGGTGGACGAACAATAAATCTCCGGACTCTCGAATCCGGCCGCAGATTACCGATCACTGGTAATCATCGGTTCGAGTGTAATGGTTGGACTCGATCCAAGTAGGAATCTCTCTATAGAAAGATAATCATGGCGAATTACGATCGACCATTGTAAACGGCAACTCGTGACAGTCGCGATTTGTTAGCAGTTTGTTTGTAATGACGGATCATCTTAAAAATTAGCTTGCGTGCCGTAGGAGAGACGAGATCCTGAAGCACCAGAAAAGGGAGCCGAGCGTGGACGACGCGATCGCTTATTTCGATTCAATGGCGACTTACGTGGACGAACTGCGGAAGCTACAACGGGAACTACGTCACATGATAAGGTGAATCCTGCTAATGGAATTGCGGTTGCCGGTTGCCGGTTGCCGGTTGCCGGCTCCCGACCGGGCAGCACCGAGCTCGCGAGAATAGCGACGGTTTCGAGATGATTGTTATTTCGTTTGAACAGGACTTACGTGAACTCCACCCTGCAAGACGCGAGCAACAAGGAAGTCGCCGGAATCGCTATAGTCGTTCTAGTGTTGGTCGTCTCCcccatcatcatcatcctcgTGCGTAACGCGGTAGCTACTATACAGGTAAGCGAAAACCTTCTCCGATCCATCAATCCATTTCCGTTTAGCCGTCATCGCGTAATTCTCACCTTTATCGTCTTTATCGACGTCTCCAATTAAGCGACACGTGCTTTCCTCTTGCATCGGGTCCCAACTAAACGACGCACGATTCCCGCGCACGTTGTCGGTTCTTCGTTGAAACGAGGAAaataaatgagaatttattaGCGTCGAATTGATTGAACGCGGCGATGAAAACATTGCGATACCTTTTCGCGATATTACTCGCGTCCCTCGATGGCTAGCGTTGCTTCGGATTATACGCGTCAACGCGGGAATCTTTCTGCAGATGTACGCAGCGAATTTGGCGCAGAAAGCGCGGGAGTTGAAGCAGGAGAAAGGGAAGAGCGACACCTTGCTCTTCCAAATGTTACCACCTAGCGTGGCCCAACAGTTGAAGCAAACGCAACAGGTACTCCGATGGCAAGTTCCTTGACCCTTTACGTCCTGAACAATATTCTTCTTACTTCGCACTGCTATCTTTATACCAGATATAGTTTAAGGCTGTCGAGTTACCTTCGGGACGTAAAGCGTTAAAGTTCGCGCCTCTTGTACGAACCGTAAACGTTTGTTTTCTCGTCCGACAAAAGGTTCCAGCCGAATACTACGAGGCAGTGACCGTCTACTTCAGCGACATCGTCGGTTTCACGGAGATCGCCGCCGAGAATACACCCCTCGAAGTAAATCCATTTCATTGCTAACTTGCAGAGTTTAATCGCTCCCCGTTCATAACCTAAAACCGTCGCGCGCTTTCAGGTCGTCACGTTCCTGAACTCGATTTACAAACTTTTCGATGCTCGCATCGAATGCTACGACGTGTACAAGGTCGAAACCATCGGCGACTCGTACATGGTGGCTTCCGGCTTGCCAGTTAGGAACggtaaagaaaaaagaaaaagaaacaggtATTTTTGGTGTCGCGCACACGTGTAATTCCGTGTGCCTGCTCGCAGGGGACAAACACGTTTCCGAGATAGCGACGATGGCGTTGGATCTGCTGGCGGCATCCTCGGTGTTCCAAGTGCCGAAGAGGCCGGGGGAACGACTTCAAATACGAAGTGGCGCGCACACGGGCCCCGTCGTCGCCGGGATCGTTGGCAGTAAAATGCCTCGGTACTGTCTTTTCGGGGATACCGTGAACACGGCCAGTCGCATGGAATCCACCGGAGAAGGTACACACCGTCGACTCTTTACGATTTAATCGATCTTCGTTAGGAGCTTGGAAAGCAATGTTACTGAACCTTCTTCGCTCGTAGCGCTACGAATACACATTAGCCTGGAGATGAAAAAGGCATTGGACGCTGTAGGGGGATTCAAGATAGAGCGCCGCGGTTTGGTGGACGTGAAGGTACACGGAACATACAACCCCTGGCAACAAGTATTCCGTTCGACGCGATCCGACCTAGTTCCTCGACTTTCGAGTCACGCGTGAAACGAGCGTAACGCGTCTCTTTGAAATCTAATACTTTTTACCAGGGGTAGCGAAGCGTACCAACGGTGAATGTTAACAACGGAGAACATTAACGATCTCGATCTCTGTCAGGGTAAAGGCTTGATGGACACTTACTGGCTGGAATGCAAGGACGGTGGAATAGCTCGCGCCGCG
Above is a genomic segment from Nomia melanderi isolate GNS246 chromosome 8, iyNomMela1, whole genome shotgun sequence containing:
- the LOC116427335 gene encoding uncharacterized protein LOC116427335 isoform X2; the protein is MQLERSEVAFFIYTNGSTLRSNLTQRFAITDQALHNMTTWPLVSVPRDESKTQTYDVVSKEAFQARLEDFRQKISSEESSITEVMAWYTSVNAAMLDHLTNQIKETDNSGVWRYLIAFKNLLRSIESLGIASVYGINYFGRGILSADNYVSYVRHEALGRDLLTGSLTYVPSLKRFYADLTRSMTDYSRIKSRRDEILKHQKREPSVDDAIAYFDSMATYVDELRKLQRELRHMIRTYVNSTLQDASNKEVAGIAIVVLVLVVSPIIIILVRNAVATIQMYAANLAQKARELKQEKGKSDTLLFQMLPPSVAQQLKQTQQVPAEYYEAVTVYFSDIVGFTEIAAENTPLEVVTFLNSIYKLFDARIECYDVYKVETIGDSYMVASGLPVRNGDKHVSEIATMALDLLAASSVFQVPKRPGERLQIRSGAHTGPVVAGIVGSKMPRYCLFGDTVNTASRMESTGEALRIHISLEMKKALDAVGGFKIERRGLVDVKGKGLMDTYWLECKDGGIARAAELDLPSFFEDVRPIFIRRLREGATL
- the LOC116427335 gene encoding uncharacterized protein LOC116427335 isoform X1; its protein translation is MSPRNGSCVAEVSSVRSLSSDDVSATKNNRKRSCWARATDPAHRRGRRIQLLQMLVLPFIPILALIVQTANTLHDILIYRQEVSDIETQVTIATDLGKVVTRMQLERSEVAFFIYTNGSTLRSNLTQRFAITDQALHNMTTWPLVSVPRDESKTQTYDVVSKEAFQARLEDFRQKISSEESSITEVMAWYTSVNAAMLDHLTNQIKETDNSGVWRYLIAFKNLLRSIESLGIASVYGINYFGRGILSADNYVSYVRHEALGRDLLTGSLTYVPSLKRFYADLTRSMTDYSRIKSRRDEILKHQKREPSVDDAIAYFDSMATYVDELRKLQRELRHMIRTYVNSTLQDASNKEVAGIAIVVLVLVVSPIIIILVRNAVATIQMYAANLAQKARELKQEKGKSDTLLFQMLPPSVAQQLKQTQQVPAEYYEAVTVYFSDIVGFTEIAAENTPLEVVTFLNSIYKLFDARIECYDVYKVETIGDSYMVASGLPVRNGDKHVSEIATMALDLLAASSVFQVPKRPGERLQIRSGAHTGPVVAGIVGSKMPRYCLFGDTVNTASRMESTGEALRIHISLEMKKALDAVGGFKIERRGLVDVKGKGLMDTYWLECKDGGIARAAELDLPSFFEDVRPIFIRRLREGATL